In one Staphylococcus lutrae genomic region, the following are encoded:
- a CDS encoding heavy metal translocating P-type ATPase, with translation MNQSRTTYKIEGLSCAHCAVKYERNVQQLDSVDQAQVNFGAAKIYVTGHPTIAELESAGAFENLKLTPDYQKSEKNHMGQPTHHDQGIIQKMRAFYERHSTICFATVVFLLGYISSFLIGEHELMTRLLFIVSILLSGGQLIIQGIKNLCRLEFDMQTLMTIAVIGGAILGQWGEVAAVVILFAISEALESFSMDKARQSMRSLMEIAPDEATVLRNGQQQQMPVEQVQQGDVLYIKPGQKIALDGIVISGQATVNQAAITGESMPIEKTEGMDVYAGTLNNDGVLEVRVTKVAHETTLAKMIQLVEEAQVKKLPVQALIEKFARYYTPAIMIIALLVALLPPLLFNQPFVTWIYQGLAVLVVGCPCALVIATPISIVSSIGNAAKNGVLIKGGIHLEQLSRMRAIAFDKTGTLTVGAPVVTVVESLTDHTPVDESIIGPIAAIETYSQHPIARAIVEYAQSHHHTFEQFHVTDFYSQTGQGVSANVDGQRYVIAQPQMFEAQLNHNMSARIQQLQTTGHTVVIAKKNEQLCVLIAMRDEVREQSLQAVQQLKKLGIQHTIMLTGDNGPTAKVIADQLGMTHVKANLLPEDKLNEIEYLEQHFGTVGMVGDGVNDAPALARASIGIAMGGASTDAALETADVALLSNDMSRLPFTYRLSQRTMRTIKVNIAFAIIIKLIALLLVIPGWLTLWIAVFSDMGATLIVALNALRLHYVKVS, from the coding sequence ATGAATCAAAGTCGGACAACTTATAAAATAGAAGGACTTTCATGTGCACATTGCGCAGTTAAGTATGAAAGAAATGTTCAACAATTGGATTCCGTCGATCAAGCGCAAGTCAACTTTGGCGCAGCAAAAATTTATGTCACTGGCCATCCAACAATCGCTGAGTTGGAAAGTGCCGGTGCATTTGAAAATCTTAAATTGACGCCAGATTATCAAAAAAGCGAGAAAAATCACATGGGGCAACCCACGCATCATGATCAAGGGATCATCCAAAAGATGCGCGCATTTTATGAGAGACATTCAACGATTTGTTTTGCTACTGTGGTGTTTCTACTGGGTTATATCTCTAGCTTTCTCATTGGAGAGCACGAATTGATGACGCGCTTATTATTTATTGTATCTATTTTATTAAGCGGAGGACAATTAATTATCCAAGGTATCAAAAATCTCTGTCGCCTTGAGTTTGATATGCAAACATTGATGACGATAGCAGTGATTGGGGGTGCTATTTTAGGACAATGGGGAGAAGTCGCTGCAGTCGTGATCTTATTTGCAATCAGTGAAGCGCTTGAAAGTTTTTCTATGGATAAAGCACGTCAGTCCATGCGATCTTTAATGGAAATTGCACCGGATGAAGCGACTGTATTACGCAATGGACAACAACAACAAATGCCGGTGGAACAAGTCCAACAAGGGGACGTATTATATATTAAGCCAGGACAAAAAATCGCGCTAGATGGCATTGTGATCTCGGGTCAAGCGACAGTCAACCAAGCTGCAATTACAGGGGAGTCGATGCCAATTGAAAAGACAGAAGGAATGGATGTATATGCCGGAACACTGAATAATGATGGCGTTTTGGAAGTCCGTGTGACTAAGGTTGCACATGAGACAACGTTAGCAAAAATGATTCAACTTGTTGAAGAAGCGCAAGTTAAAAAACTTCCTGTACAAGCACTCATAGAAAAATTTGCCCGCTATTATACGCCAGCCATCATGATTATTGCCCTTCTGGTCGCCTTATTGCCGCCTCTTTTATTCAATCAACCTTTTGTAACTTGGATTTATCAAGGCCTTGCCGTGCTCGTAGTGGGTTGTCCATGCGCGTTAGTCATAGCCACTCCGATTTCAATTGTATCCAGTATTGGTAACGCAGCAAAAAATGGTGTCTTAATAAAAGGTGGCATTCACCTTGAACAGTTAAGTCGGATGCGTGCCATCGCATTTGATAAGACAGGGACACTTACCGTTGGCGCGCCTGTTGTCACAGTTGTAGAATCGTTAACCGATCATACCCCAGTGGATGAAAGTATCATCGGCCCTATCGCTGCAATCGAAACATATTCGCAACATCCGATTGCGCGTGCTATTGTAGAATATGCACAAAGTCACCATCACACGTTTGAACAATTTCACGTGACCGATTTTTATTCTCAAACAGGCCAAGGTGTCTCTGCGAATGTGGACGGTCAACGATATGTTATTGCACAACCACAAATGTTTGAAGCGCAGTTGAATCATAATATGTCAGCGCGAATTCAACAATTGCAAACGACAGGCCATACCGTGGTTATCGCTAAGAAAAATGAACAATTGTGTGTATTAATTGCGATGAGAGACGAAGTGCGAGAACAGTCTTTACAAGCCGTTCAACAATTGAAAAAATTAGGTATTCAACATACAATTATGCTGACAGGTGATAATGGACCAACGGCAAAAGTCATTGCTGATCAGTTAGGTATGACACATGTTAAAGCCAATCTGCTACCCGAAGATAAATTAAATGAAATTGAATATTTAGAACAACACTTTGGTACAGTAGGAATGGTCGGAGATGGCGTAAATGATGCTCCGGCTTTAGCGAGGGCATCGATTGGTATCGCGATGGGTGGAGCAAGTACAGATGCCGCTCTTGAGACCGCAGACGTCGCATTGTTAAGCAATGATATGTCGCGACTGCCTTTTACGTATCGATTGAGCCAACGAACGATGCGTACGATTAAAGTTAATATTGCATTTGCTATTATCATCAAACTCATTGCGTTGTTACTCGTTATTCCAGGTTGGTTAACACTATGGATTGCTGTTTTTTCTGATATGGGTGCAACTTTAATTGTCGCACTGAATGCACTTCGTTTACATTATGTTAAAGTGTCTTGA
- a CDS encoding thiamine-binding protein, with the protein MIDTLMSIQIIPQTPNGEDVIPYVDEAIKVIDASGLKYRVGPLETTVEGDMSALLILIQNMNDRMVELEAPSVISQIKFYHVPKGIMIETLTGKYDAMNEA; encoded by the coding sequence ATGATTGATACACTCATGAGCATTCAAATCATTCCACAAACGCCTAACGGAGAAGATGTCATTCCCTATGTTGATGAAGCAATTAAAGTCATTGATGCATCAGGTTTGAAATATCGTGTAGGTCCATTAGAAACAACAGTTGAAGGAGATATGAGTGCCTTATTAATACTGATTCAAAACATGAACGATCGAATGGTTGAGCTTGAAGCACCTAGTGTGATAAGTCAAATTAAATTTTATCATGTACCGAAAGGCATAATGATTGAAACGTTGACCGGGAAATACGATGCGATGAATGAAGCGTAA
- the miaB gene encoding tRNA (N6-isopentenyl adenosine(37)-C2)-methylthiotransferase MiaB — MNEEQRKAGTIDVLAQRKNKEEKDYSKYFDFEHVYQPPSLKEAKKRGKETVQYNRDFQIDEKYRGMGKGRSFLIKTYGCQMNAHDTEVMAGILTALGFTPTEDVNVADVILLNTCAIRENAENKVFGEIGNLKHIKQERPDCLIGVCGCMSQEESVVNKILKSYQNVDMIFGTHNIHRLPQILEEAYLSKAMVVEVWSKEGDVIENLPKVRQGRIKAWVNIMYGCDKFCTYCIVPFTRGKERSRRPDDIIEEVRDLARQGYQEITLLGQNVNAYGKDLDDIEYGLGDLLADISKINIPRVRFTTSHPWDFTDRMIEVIAEGGNIVPHIHLPVQSGNNQVLKIMGRKYTRESYLDLVERIKTAMPDVALTTDIIVGYPNETDAQFEETLSLYEAVGFEHAYTYIYSQRDGTPAAKMKDNVPNDVKKARLQQLNRLVGEYSSRALKAYEGEVVRVLCEGASKKDEAVLAGYTEKNKLVNFRAPQSVIGKIVDVKIIEAKQFSLNGEFVGVSAPTMVTV; from the coding sequence GTGAATGAAGAACAAAGAAAAGCTGGAACAATAGACGTTTTAGCACAACGAAAAAATAAAGAAGAGAAAGATTACAGTAAATATTTTGATTTCGAGCACGTTTATCAACCTCCTAGCTTAAAAGAAGCGAAAAAGCGTGGAAAAGAAACTGTACAATATAATCGCGACTTCCAAATTGATGAAAAATATCGTGGAATGGGAAAAGGTCGCTCATTTTTAATTAAAACATACGGTTGTCAAATGAATGCGCATGACACTGAGGTGATGGCAGGAATTTTGACCGCGCTAGGTTTTACACCAACTGAAGATGTAAATGTGGCAGACGTGATTTTATTGAACACTTGTGCGATTCGTGAAAATGCTGAAAATAAAGTGTTTGGTGAAATTGGAAACTTGAAACACATTAAGCAAGAACGCCCAGATTGTTTAATCGGTGTTTGTGGATGTATGTCTCAAGAGGAATCGGTGGTCAATAAAATATTGAAGTCTTATCAAAATGTGGATATGATTTTTGGGACACACAATATTCATCGACTTCCTCAAATTTTAGAAGAAGCGTATTTATCTAAAGCGATGGTTGTAGAAGTGTGGTCTAAAGAAGGCGATGTGATTGAGAACTTGCCAAAAGTAAGACAAGGTCGCATTAAAGCATGGGTCAACATTATGTACGGTTGTGATAAATTTTGTACATATTGTATTGTGCCGTTTACACGAGGTAAAGAGCGAAGCCGCCGCCCTGATGATATTATTGAAGAAGTGCGCGATTTAGCACGTCAAGGTTATCAAGAAATTACTTTGCTGGGTCAAAATGTAAATGCTTATGGAAAAGATTTAGATGATATTGAATATGGCTTAGGCGATTTGCTCGCGGATATTTCAAAAATAAATATTCCGCGTGTGCGATTTACAACGAGCCACCCGTGGGACTTTACTGACCGTATGATTGAAGTCATTGCGGAAGGTGGTAACATTGTGCCACATATTCATTTACCAGTACAATCAGGAAATAACCAAGTACTGAAAATCATGGGACGTAAGTATACGCGTGAAAGCTATTTGGATTTGGTAGAACGGATTAAAACAGCGATGCCTGATGTTGCTTTGACCACTGATATCATCGTCGGTTACCCAAATGAAACAGATGCACAATTTGAAGAAACCCTATCATTATATGAAGCGGTGGGCTTTGAACATGCGTATACGTATATTTATTCTCAACGTGATGGTACACCAGCTGCTAAAATGAAAGATAATGTACCGAATGATGTGAAGAAAGCCCGTTTACAACAATTGAACCGACTTGTTGGTGAGTATTCATCACGTGCATTAAAAGCCTATGAAGGTGAAGTTGTGCGTGTGCTATGTGAAGGGGCAAGTAAAAAGGATGAAGCGGTACTCGCTGGGTATACTGAGAAAAATAAATTAGTTAATTTCCGCGCACCACAATCAGTGATTGGTAAAATCGTTGACGTTAAAATCATTGAAGCGAAACAATTTTCTTTAAATGGTGAGTTTGTAGGTGTAAGTGCGCCAACAATGGTGACCGTTTAA
- the rny gene encoding ribonuclease Y — protein sequence MNLLSLLLILLGMILGVVVGYFIAQNLIYQKQVQAKHTAKDILEQANKAAENLKKEKLIEAKEENQILRERVESELRERRSELQRQESRLLQKEENLERKSDLLDKKDEILEQKESKIEERQQQVDAKESSVQSIIMKHEQELERISGLTQEEARQEQLTRVEEELSQDIAVLVKEKENEAKEKVNQKAKELLATVVQRFAADHTSESTVSVVNLPNDEMKGRIIGREGRNIRTLETLTGIDLIIDDTPEAVILSGFDPIRREIAKTALINLVSDGRIHPGRIEDMVEKSRREVDEIIRDAGEHATFELNVHNMHPDLIKILGRMHYRTSYGQNVLKHSIEVAHLSGMLAAELNEDVTLAKRAGLLHDIGKAIDHEVEGSHVEIGVELAKKYGEPETVINAIHSHHGDVEPTSIISILVAAADALSAARPGARKETLENYIKRLERLEEISENYDGVEKAYAIQAGREIRVIVSPEAIDDLKSHRLARDIKNQIEGELQYPGHIKVTVVRETRAIEYAK from the coding sequence GTGAATTTATTAAGCCTCTTACTCATTTTGCTGGGTATGATTCTAGGAGTTGTTGTAGGGTATTTTATCGCCCAAAACTTGATATACCAAAAGCAGGTGCAAGCGAAGCATACTGCAAAAGATATTCTTGAGCAAGCAAATAAAGCAGCTGAAAACCTTAAAAAAGAGAAGTTAATTGAAGCGAAAGAAGAAAACCAAATTCTCAGAGAACGTGTAGAAAGTGAACTTAGAGAACGACGGTCAGAGCTTCAAAGGCAAGAATCCCGACTTCTTCAAAAAGAGGAGAACTTGGAGCGAAAATCTGATCTTCTCGATAAAAAAGATGAGATTTTAGAGCAAAAGGAATCTAAAATTGAAGAAAGACAACAACAAGTAGACGCAAAAGAGAGTAGTGTTCAATCAATAATAATGAAGCATGAACAAGAACTAGAACGCATCTCCGGTCTCACACAAGAAGAAGCACGTCAAGAACAATTAACACGTGTAGAAGAAGAGTTGTCACAAGATATTGCAGTACTTGTTAAAGAAAAAGAAAATGAAGCGAAAGAAAAAGTAAACCAAAAAGCCAAAGAATTACTTGCAACTGTAGTACAACGATTTGCAGCAGACCATACATCTGAATCAACGGTTTCAGTGGTGAACTTACCTAATGATGAAATGAAAGGTCGAATTATTGGGAGAGAAGGCCGCAACATTCGAACATTGGAGACGTTGACGGGTATCGATTTAATTATAGATGATACACCCGAGGCAGTCATTTTATCAGGGTTTGATCCTATTCGTCGAGAAATTGCTAAGACCGCTTTGATCAACCTTGTTTCTGATGGCCGCATACATCCAGGTCGAATTGAAGATATGGTTGAAAAATCGAGACGAGAAGTCGATGAAATTATTCGAGATGCTGGTGAACATGCCACATTTGAACTAAATGTTCATAATATGCATCCAGATTTGATTAAAATTTTAGGTCGAATGCATTATCGTACAAGTTACGGTCAAAATGTACTCAAGCATTCTATCGAAGTAGCACATCTTTCTGGTATGCTCGCAGCAGAATTAAATGAAGATGTTACTTTAGCGAAACGTGCAGGTTTATTACACGATATCGGTAAAGCGATTGACCATGAAGTGGAAGGTAGCCATGTTGAAATTGGTGTGGAATTAGCTAAAAAATATGGTGAACCAGAGACTGTAATTAATGCAATTCATTCTCATCATGGTGATGTAGAGCCAACTTCTATTATCTCAATCTTAGTGGCAGCTGCAGATGCACTTTCTGCTGCAAGACCGGGGGCTAGAAAAGAAACGCTTGAAAATTACATTAAACGTTTGGAACGTTTAGAAGAAATCTCTGAAAACTATGATGGCGTTGAAAAAGCCTATGCGATTCAAGCGGGTCGAGAAATTCGTGTGATTGTATCACCGGAAGCCATTGATGATTTGAAATCGCATCGTTTAGCTAGAGATATTAAAAACCAAATTGAAGGAGAACTTCAATATCCGGGTCATATCAAAGTGACAGTCGTTCGTGAGACGAGAGCAATTGAATATGCAAAATAA
- a CDS encoding TIGR00282 family metallophosphoesterase: MRILFIGDIVGKVGRQAITTFLPKLKQHYRPTLTIANAENAAHGKGLTEKIYKALLREGIDFMTMGNHTYGQREIYDFIHDATRLVRPANFPDEAPGLGMRIIQLNAKKLAVINLQGRSFMPVIDDPFKKADQLIAQAQKEADFIFVDFHAETTSEKNAMAWYLDGRVSAVVGTHTHIQTSDNRILPQGTAFITDVGMTGYYDGVLGINRDEVIKRFITSLPQRHVVPDEGRSVLSGVIIDLKEDGTAKKIERILINEDHPFDN, encoded by the coding sequence ATGAGAATTTTATTTATAGGGGATATTGTTGGTAAAGTTGGACGACAAGCAATCACGACGTTTTTACCAAAGCTGAAACAACATTACAGACCTACTTTGACAATTGCGAATGCGGAAAATGCTGCACATGGTAAAGGATTGACAGAGAAGATCTATAAAGCATTATTGAGAGAAGGCATTGATTTCATGACAATGGGTAATCACACATACGGTCAAAGAGAAATTTACGACTTTATTCACGATGCGACGCGTCTAGTCAGACCTGCCAATTTCCCTGATGAAGCACCTGGTCTCGGCATGCGTATTATTCAATTAAACGCTAAAAAATTAGCGGTGATCAATTTACAAGGTCGGAGTTTCATGCCGGTCATTGATGATCCATTCAAAAAAGCCGATCAACTCATTGCGCAAGCACAAAAGGAAGCGGATTTTATCTTCGTTGACTTTCATGCTGAAACGACATCCGAAAAAAATGCAATGGCATGGTATTTAGATGGCAGAGTGAGTGCAGTTGTCGGAACACATACACATATTCAAACGTCAGATAACCGCATCTTACCCCAAGGGACGGCCTTTATCACTGATGTTGGAATGACAGGTTATTATGATGGCGTGTTAGGAATCAACAGAGATGAAGTGATTAAAAGATTTATTACGAGTTTGCCACAGCGGCATGTGGTTCCAGACGAAGGTCGTAGCGTTTTATCGGGTGTGATTATTGATTTGAAAGAGGATGGCACCGCCAAAAAAATTGAGCGGATATTAATTAATGAAGATCATCCTTTCGATAATTAA
- the recA gene encoding recombinase RecA: MDNERQKALDTVIKNMEKSFGKGAVMKLGENKDRRVSSISTGSVTLDHALGVGGYPKGRIIEVYGPESSGKTTVALHAIAEVQKNGGVAAFIDAEHALDPVYAEALGVDIDNLYLSQPDHGEQGLEIAEAFVRSGAVDIVIIDSVAALTPKAEIEGEMGDTHVGLQARLMSQALRKLSAAISKSKTTAIFINQIREKVGVMFGNPETTPGGRALKFYSSVRLEVRRAEQLKQGQDIVGNRTKIKVVKNKVAPPFKVAEVDIMYGKGISREGELIDLGVQYDIVDKSGAWYSYNGERMGQGKENVKQFLQENPKLEDEIDRKLREKLGIFDGDVEEAEQEETQTLFDE, translated from the coding sequence TTGGATAATGAACGTCAAAAAGCATTAGATACAGTCATTAAAAATATGGAAAAATCATTTGGTAAAGGTGCTGTAATGAAACTCGGTGAAAATAAAGATCGTCGTGTTTCAAGTATTTCGACGGGTTCTGTAACATTAGACCATGCATTAGGCGTGGGTGGCTATCCTAAAGGTCGTATTATCGAAGTTTATGGCCCAGAGAGTTCAGGTAAAACGACAGTAGCCCTACATGCGATTGCAGAAGTACAGAAAAATGGAGGTGTTGCTGCTTTTATTGATGCTGAGCACGCACTTGATCCAGTTTATGCTGAAGCACTTGGCGTAGACATAGATAATTTATATTTATCACAACCTGATCATGGAGAGCAAGGTCTTGAAATCGCTGAAGCATTTGTAAGAAGTGGTGCTGTTGATATCGTGATTATTGACTCTGTTGCTGCATTAACACCTAAAGCTGAGATTGAAGGTGAGATGGGGGATACGCATGTAGGTTTGCAAGCGCGTTTGATGTCTCAAGCGTTGCGTAAATTGTCTGCTGCGATTTCTAAGTCGAAAACAACCGCTATATTTATTAACCAAATTCGTGAAAAAGTTGGCGTAATGTTTGGTAATCCTGAGACAACACCAGGTGGACGCGCACTCAAGTTTTATAGCTCCGTTCGTTTGGAAGTCCGCCGTGCAGAACAATTAAAACAAGGTCAAGATATCGTAGGTAACCGAACGAAAATCAAAGTCGTGAAAAACAAAGTGGCACCACCGTTTAAAGTGGCTGAAGTTGACATTATGTATGGTAAAGGTATTTCTCGTGAAGGTGAATTGATAGATTTAGGGGTACAATATGATATTGTGGATAAGTCGGGTGCGTGGTACTCATACAACGGTGAACGTATGGGACAAGGTAAAGAAAATGTTAAACAATTTTTACAAGAAAACCCTAAACTTGAAGATGAAATCGATCGTAAATTACGAGAAAAACTAGGCATTTTTGATGGTGATGTTGAAGAGGCTGAACAAGAAGAAACACAGACTTTATTTGATGAATAA
- a CDS encoding ArsR/SmtB family transcription factor, protein MVNQKIPTCETYRIDVDAVHQAKKEISDSNIERVSQMFKSIADVNRSKIVFALCQHEELCVCDIADILGVTVANASHHLRSLYKNGIVVYRKSGKRALYRLYDEHIRQLMMISIEHKKEVDEDESKSDNL, encoded by the coding sequence ATGGTCAATCAAAAAATACCGACTTGTGAAACATATAGAATAGATGTAGATGCAGTGCATCAAGCTAAAAAAGAAATTAGTGATTCTAATATTGAACGTGTGAGTCAAATGTTTAAAAGTATTGCAGATGTCAATCGTTCAAAAATTGTATTTGCACTTTGTCAACATGAAGAACTTTGCGTTTGTGATATCGCGGACATTTTAGGTGTAACGGTTGCGAATGCGTCACATCATTTAAGATCGTTATACAAAAATGGTATTGTCGTTTATCGAAAATCAGGAAAACGTGCTTTATACCGATTATATGACGAACATATTCGACAATTGATGATGATTTCGATTGAGCATAAGAAAGAAGTGGATGAAGATGAATCAAAGTCGGACAACTTATAA
- a CDS encoding 2-oxoacid:acceptor oxidoreductase subunit alpha: MKSQLSWKVGGQQGEGIESTGEIFATAMNRKGYYLYGYRHFSSRIKGGHTNNKIRVSTTPVHAISDDLDILVAFDQETIVLNHHEMREDSVILADSKAKPEKPENCQAQLIVLPFTDIAKELGTTLMKNMVAIGATAALMHLNTDTFKALITNMFEKKGEKVVDLNIQALNEGYRLMQAQLDQITGDFQLEDSDGVPHLYMIGNDSIGLGALSAGSRFMAAYPITPASEIMEYMIENLPKVGGSVIQTEDEIAAATMAIGANYGGVRAFTASAGPGLSLMMEAIGLSGMTETPFVVINTQRGGPSTGLPTKQEQSDLMQMIYGTHGDIPKIVLAPTDAEDAFYLTIEAFNLAEEYQCPVILLSDLQLSLGKQTVQALDYEKVEIRRGATILEDIERDEDDKAYFRRYALTSSGVSPRPIPGVKGGIHHVTGVEHNEEGKPSEAPENRQNQMDKRMRKTEHLLIPKPVEGAIEYDEADILYVGFISTKGAIQEGVTRLIEQGHRVNYLQIRQLHPFPTEVIQKAVDQAQKVVVAEHNYQGQLANIIKMNVNIGDKLIKQTKYDGTPFLPHEIESKGLEILNALKERV, from the coding sequence ATGAAATCTCAATTATCATGGAAAGTGGGAGGACAGCAAGGCGAAGGTATTGAATCAACGGGTGAAATTTTCGCTACTGCTATGAACCGCAAAGGATATTATCTCTATGGTTATCGTCATTTTTCCAGTCGTATTAAAGGGGGGCATACGAATAATAAAATTCGTGTTTCTACAACACCCGTCCATGCCATTAGCGATGACCTTGATATACTTGTCGCTTTTGATCAAGAGACGATTGTCTTGAACCACCATGAAATGCGTGAGGATAGCGTGATTTTAGCGGACAGCAAAGCAAAACCAGAAAAACCAGAAAATTGTCAAGCGCAGCTCATTGTTTTACCATTTACAGACATTGCGAAAGAACTTGGGACAACTTTAATGAAAAATATGGTAGCAATTGGTGCAACGGCTGCCTTAATGCACTTGAATACAGACACTTTTAAAGCATTAATTACAAACATGTTTGAGAAAAAAGGAGAAAAAGTTGTTGATTTAAATATTCAAGCATTGAATGAGGGATATCGTTTAATGCAAGCGCAACTGGATCAAATCACTGGAGATTTTCAATTAGAAGACAGCGATGGGGTGCCCCATTTGTATATGATTGGAAATGATTCAATAGGTTTAGGAGCGCTTTCGGCAGGTTCTAGATTTATGGCGGCGTATCCCATTACACCTGCTTCAGAAATTATGGAGTATATGATTGAGAATTTACCTAAGGTGGGTGGATCAGTCATTCAAACTGAGGATGAAATTGCTGCGGCTACGATGGCGATTGGTGCAAATTATGGCGGTGTACGTGCATTTACAGCTTCAGCAGGTCCAGGGCTATCACTCATGATGGAGGCGATTGGACTTTCGGGGATGACGGAAACGCCATTTGTTGTGATTAATACGCAACGTGGGGGTCCTTCTACAGGATTACCGACGAAACAAGAGCAATCGGATTTAATGCAAATGATTTATGGAACACATGGGGACATTCCTAAGATCGTCTTAGCACCTACAGACGCTGAAGACGCGTTTTATTTAACCATTGAAGCTTTCAATTTAGCTGAGGAATATCAATGTCCAGTCATTTTATTAAGCGACTTACAATTATCACTCGGTAAACAAACTGTACAAGCATTGGATTATGAAAAAGTTGAAATTCGTCGTGGCGCGACGATTTTAGAAGATATCGAACGTGATGAAGATGACAAAGCGTATTTTAGAAGATACGCCTTAACAAGTTCAGGTGTGTCACCGCGTCCAATTCCTGGTGTAAAAGGCGGAATTCATCATGTGACAGGTGTGGAGCATAACGAAGAAGGTAAACCAAGTGAAGCGCCAGAAAACCGTCAAAATCAAATGGATAAACGGATGCGTAAGACAGAACATTTATTAATTCCAAAACCTGTCGAAGGTGCGATTGAATATGATGAAGCAGATATTCTTTATGTCGGCTTTATTTCTACAAAAGGTGCAATTCAAGAAGGGGTCACGCGATTAATTGAACAAGGTCATCGTGTGAATTATCTACAAATTCGTCAACTGCATCCATTTCCGACAGAAGTGATTCAAAAAGCTGTCGACCAAGCGCAAAAAGTGGTTGTTGCCGAGCATAATTATCAAGGACAACTGGCGAACATCATTAAAATGAATGTGAATATCGGTGACAAATTAATCAAACAAACCAAATACGACGGTACCCCATTTTTACCTCACGAAATCGAAAGTAAAGGTTTAGAAATTTTAAACGCATTAAAGGAGAGAGTGTAA
- a CDS encoding 2-oxoacid:ferredoxin oxidoreductase subunit beta, translating into MATFKDFRNNVKPNWCPGCGDFSVQAAIQKAAANVGLEPEDVALITGIGCSGRLSGYVNSYGMHAIHGRALPLAQGVKMANRDLTVIASGGDGDGYAIGMGHTIHALRRNMNITYIVMDNQIYGLTKGQTSPSSAPGFVTKTTPKGNIEQNVAPLELALSSGATFVAQGFSSDIKALTKMIEDAIQHDGFSFVNVFSPCVTYNKINTYDWFKENLTAIDDIEGYDVSDKQAALQMVLQHHSLVKGIVYQDTTTPSYESQIDGFAEKPLVHQDLKLSAAQFESLTKQFV; encoded by the coding sequence TTGGCTACTTTTAAAGATTTTAGAAATAATGTGAAACCGAACTGGTGCCCAGGTTGTGGTGATTTCTCTGTTCAAGCCGCTATCCAGAAAGCAGCAGCAAATGTCGGGTTGGAACCAGAAGATGTGGCACTGATTACGGGGATTGGTTGTTCTGGGCGTTTATCGGGTTATGTCAATTCATACGGTATGCATGCGATTCATGGACGTGCGTTACCACTCGCACAAGGCGTGAAAATGGCAAATCGTGATTTAACCGTCATCGCATCAGGTGGAGATGGAGATGGGTATGCGATTGGAATGGGACATACGATTCATGCGTTGCGTCGTAATATGAACATCACTTATATCGTTATGGATAATCAAATTTATGGTTTGACAAAAGGACAAACGTCACCTTCTTCAGCACCGGGATTTGTCACTAAAACAACACCAAAAGGTAATATTGAACAAAATGTTGCCCCATTAGAACTCGCATTATCTTCAGGTGCGACGTTCGTTGCGCAAGGATTTTCAAGTGATATTAAAGCATTAACTAAAATGATTGAAGATGCCATTCAACATGACGGATTTTCGTTTGTCAACGTCTTTTCCCCTTGTGTAACGTACAATAAAATCAATACGTATGATTGGTTTAAAGAGAATCTTACAGCAATTGATGATATTGAAGGTTACGATGTGAGTGATAAGCAAGCCGCATTGCAAATGGTTTTACAGCATCACTCGTTAGTGAAAGGGATTGTCTATCAAGATACAACAACCCCTTCATACGAATCTCAAATTGATGGTTTTGCAGAAAAACCGTTAGTACACCAAGATTTGAAGTTAAGTGCAGCGCAGTTTGAGTCATTGACGAAACAATTTGTGTAA